In one Chloroflexota bacterium genomic region, the following are encoded:
- the pilM gene encoding pilus assembly protein PilM — protein sequence MAEQKEEVKSQSVMSLDLGTAIRKLLKILKRALPRFVSGKIVTLDINQTGIRIMETRGGMVRSWADVSFEPEEMEQMAKGGKATLGAKVRQLMDSSGIKAKNVIVSISGMYTISRLIPMSNLPPAPTLEESVHELAQEIMPVPTEGLYVFWQVVGTNEGEQQVFILGVPRDVMDDNVRALKSVGLNPQVVELKTMALARAVNKEQALILNIEPTSFDIIMAVQGVLKIMHSLAWRQDSRNIGDAIEYLAANLEMTVDFYNSHHLDVPFDMTNPLYITGQMSVEPELMEKLQTRLGFNVEQLTPPLECPAFFPISQYAVNIGLAMRREMPVLNSDGGAGFFPLDVNLLPQTYRPWRPKANQLFYAGILVSAVALIFPLMQISEEEIRKTTNLELKNNYLDNQLQLKMMEIQKREPLQKAISEYNSIVTRDVSFNEDIKVIINEAEKVGAKVSSISHGGGEINISCQAENYLSFRAYLTALEESGRFSTPIPPPEGYPYTRGGAIKLEPQISE from the coding sequence TAAAGATATTGAAGAGAGCGCTGCCGCGGTTTGTATCTGGCAAAATTGTTACCTTAGACATCAACCAGACCGGTATCCGGATCATGGAGACGCGTGGTGGGATGGTTAGAAGTTGGGCTGATGTCTCATTTGAACCGGAAGAAATGGAGCAAATGGCTAAAGGCGGAAAGGCCACCTTGGGTGCTAAAGTCAGGCAACTGATGGATTCAAGTGGAATCAAAGCAAAGAATGTGATTGTTAGCATAAGTGGTATGTACACAATAAGCCGTCTCATACCCATGTCCAACCTGCCACCAGCGCCAACGCTTGAGGAATCGGTTCACGAGCTTGCCCAGGAAATAATGCCCGTTCCCACCGAAGGTCTCTATGTTTTCTGGCAGGTGGTGGGTACCAATGAGGGAGAGCAGCAGGTATTCATCCTCGGTGTACCCAGAGACGTCATGGATGACAATGTAAGAGCCCTGAAAAGCGTGGGTCTCAATCCCCAGGTCGTCGAGCTCAAGACGATGGCGCTGGCAAGGGCCGTTAATAAAGAGCAGGCTCTGATTCTTAATATTGAGCCTACCAGTTTCGACATTATTATGGCGGTCCAAGGCGTTCTCAAAATCATGCATTCACTGGCCTGGCGACAGGATAGCAGGAACATCGGAGATGCGATTGAATATCTGGCCGCAAACCTTGAGATGACGGTTGATTTTTATAACAGTCACCATCTTGATGTGCCGTTCGATATGACCAATCCGCTTTACATCACTGGACAGATGTCTGTTGAGCCGGAATTGATGGAAAAACTGCAGACCAGACTGGGATTTAATGTTGAACAACTAACACCGCCGCTGGAATGTCCGGCTTTCTTTCCGATATCCCAGTACGCAGTGAATATCGGGCTTGCCATGCGCAGGGAAATGCCCGTACTCAATAGCGATGGTGGAGCCGGATTTTTCCCGCTCGATGTAAATCTTCTTCCCCAGACCTATCGACCATGGCGCCCGAAAGCTAACCAGTTATTCTATGCTGGTATTCTGGTATCGGCAGTTGCTCTGATATTTCCGCTAATGCAGATTTCTGAAGAGGAAATAAGAAAGACAACTAATTTAGAGCTGAAAAATAATTACCTTGATAACCAGCTTCAATTGAAAATGATGGAAATACAGAAGCGTGAGCCTTTACAGAAGGCTATCAGTGAGTATAACAGCATTGTCACCAGGGATGTTAGTTTCAACGAAGATATAAAAGTCATTATTAATGAAGCGGAGAAGGTTGGCGCTAAAGTCAGTTCCATCAGTCATGGTGGTGGGGAAATTAATATTTCATGTCAGGCCGAGAACTACCTTTCCTTTAGAGCTTACTTGACGGCGCTGGAGGAAAGCGGTCGATTTAGCACACCGATTCCCCCACCGGAAGGTTATCCGTATACCAGGGGGGGTGCCATTAAGCTTGAACCCCAAATCAGCGAATAG